Genomic segment of Panicum virgatum strain AP13 chromosome 2K, P.virgatum_v5, whole genome shotgun sequence:
CATGGCAATCCTCGACCTCGACATGGCCCGGGATAGCAACAGCACCGCTCCACCCTGTCATGCTCACACGGCTCCAGCTTCCGatcagcagcagcgccgcctccgcgaaGCAGAGTGCAACAaggccggcgacgaggccgACGACCCCAACCACTGCCACCAGCCAGGcgcagaggaggaggacgaggaggaggagctgctccTCAAGGGCGTGCGGCACCTGTGCGAGCGCGGCGGCATTACGCGGCTGCCGGCCCGCTACGTCCTCCCGCCATCCGACCGCCCGGCGGCGCCCGAGCCTGACCACCAGCGCGGCAGCCGCCCGGCTGTCCCCGTCGTCGATCTCGCCCGCCTCCGCGTCCCCGCGGAGCGCGCCGCGGCGCTGGCCGAGCTGGACGCGGCCTGCCGGGACTACGGCTTCTTCCAGGTCGTcggccacggcgccggcggccgcgggacGATGATGCTGGACGTGGCGCGCCGCTTCTTCGACCTGCCCttcggcgagcgcgcgcggtaCATGTCCCCCGacatccgcgccgccgtgcggtACGGCACCAGCTTCAACCAGCTCAACGACGGCGTCCTCTGCTGGCGGGACTTCCTCAAGCTCGTCTGCGACGACCTCGACGGCGTCGTCCCGTCCTGGCCGGACGCGCCCGCCGACCTCAGGTGCGCACGGTGATTAT
This window contains:
- the LOC120671753 gene encoding probable 2-oxoglutarate-dependent dioxygenase SLC1, which gives rise to MAILDLDMARDSNSTAPPCHAHTAPASDQQQRRLREAECNKAGDEADDPNHCHQPGAEEEDEEEELLLKGVRHLCERGGITRLPARYVLPPSDRPAAPEPDHQRGSRPAVPVVDLARLRVPAERAAALAELDAACRDYGFFQVVGHGAGGRGTMMLDVARRFFDLPFGERARYMSPDIRAAVRYGTSFNQLNDGVLCWRDFLKLVCDDLDGVVPSWPDAPADLREVVSAYARSSRRLFRELMEAALEALGISGPGAVEVLADCDAGSQMLMVNCFPVCPEPDLTLGMPPHSDYGFLTILLQDEVNGLEVRHADQWVLVDPLPGSLVVNVGDHFEMYSNGRYKSVLHRVRVNSARSRISVASLHSLPPVRVIGPAPELVDDEKNPRRYMDTDFATFIDYLSSAEGKHKSFLQTRRLLTS